A single region of the Pseudomonas sp. GGS8 genome encodes:
- a CDS encoding DUF5924 family protein yields MPTLTLYIQRILELMKRYPGVIALGGFISGVGSFILVDRQQSLATWITTIMLVSWVWLMLENSLTELFAKVFKREIPQPLLRYATQMIHQESLFFVLPFFFITTTWNSGQLFFTGLLSMAALISIIDPLYYKWLAPRRWAFLALHTLTLFAALLTALPVILHLTTAQSFKLALGIAMVLSFPSLASIFPIRTVRNALAILSITIGIGAVGWVLRSWVPPATLWMTDVAISTQMQDRTPGKSLEEVSAEQIRGDGLYAYTAINAPRGLDERIYHVWMFNGKEVDRIPLDIHGGRKEGYRAWTHKQNFPGNPAGKWQVRVLTEDGQLIGVLRFKVMDSTPIKDK; encoded by the coding sequence ATGCCGACTCTGACCCTGTACATACAGCGCATCCTGGAATTGATGAAGCGCTATCCCGGGGTCATCGCGCTCGGCGGTTTCATTTCCGGGGTCGGCAGCTTCATATTGGTGGATCGCCAACAAAGCCTGGCGACCTGGATCACCACCATCATGCTGGTCAGCTGGGTCTGGCTGATGCTGGAAAACAGCCTCACTGAGTTGTTCGCCAAGGTCTTCAAGCGCGAAATACCCCAGCCCCTGTTGCGTTACGCGACGCAGATGATCCATCAGGAAAGCCTGTTCTTCGTCCTGCCGTTCTTTTTCATCACCACCACCTGGAACAGCGGCCAACTGTTCTTCACCGGGTTGTTGAGCATGGCGGCGCTGATTTCGATCATCGACCCGCTCTACTACAAATGGCTGGCGCCGCGCCGCTGGGCGTTCCTGGCGTTGCACACCCTGACCCTGTTCGCGGCCCTGCTGACCGCCCTGCCCGTCATCCTGCACCTGACCACCGCCCAGAGTTTCAAACTGGCGCTGGGCATCGCCATGGTGCTGTCGTTCCCGAGCCTGGCGTCGATCTTCCCGATTCGGACCGTGCGCAATGCGTTGGCGATCCTCAGCATCACCATCGGTATCGGCGCTGTCGGCTGGGTGCTGCGTTCCTGGGTGCCGCCGGCCACCCTGTGGATGACCGATGTGGCGATCAGCACCCAAATGCAGGACCGTACCCCCGGCAAGAGCCTGGAAGAAGTCAGCGCCGAGCAGATTCGTGGCGACGGTTTGTACGCCTACACCGCGATCAATGCCCCGCGGGGGCTGGACGAGCGGATTTATCACGTCTGGATGTTCAACGGTAAAGAGGTCGACCGCATCCCTCTGGATATCCACGGCGGGCGCAAGGAAGGCTACCGCGCCTGGACCCACAAGCAGAACTTCCCCGGCAATCCTGCGGGTAAATGGCAGGTTCGGGTGCTCACCGAAGACGGCCAGTTGATCGGCGTGCTGCGTTTCAAAGTCATGGACAGCACACCCATCAAAGATAAGTAA
- a CDS encoding pitrilysin family protein, which translates to MRCLLFACLLLGSLPSFALDRFQVEGYTLPNGLQLVLKPGTERGHVAIRLVVGVGLDDFSCADKELPHLLEHLLFSGIDATGEGGLEERMQSLGGEWNAYTSNADTTFVIEVPAKNQRKALDLLLALLTQTRIDDNAINVAKQVVEREDGGHYSHLQRWLDRQDLGHTASNQLAVELGLKCPERAEVDHLTREQLEKVRKAWYAPNNMTLIVVGELDRLLPAYLERAYGALVAVEPADHLPLPAIQASAAHERTLSHGLVGGGAKLHWLVPEPVQEDQHDETFDLLKDYLDWALYRQLRLVHGLSYGPSAEREVFGGVGFMSLNADLERGDVPAAEQVLDELKADLLKNGLDATTFARLKDAAIARQTWAVQGNSALADYYWSALGDYEDGHFTNPAKALQEVTLAEANTAMRELLLQPGYLRIEKPLMSYDQLMWAIAGVFGLMVLGVLGWRVHRRR; encoded by the coding sequence ATGCGTTGTCTGCTGTTCGCTTGTCTGTTGCTTGGCTCCCTGCCTTCATTTGCCCTGGATCGCTTTCAGGTCGAGGGCTATACGCTGCCCAACGGTCTGCAACTGGTCCTCAAACCGGGCACCGAGCGCGGGCATGTGGCGATTCGGCTGGTGGTCGGCGTGGGTCTGGATGATTTCAGCTGCGCCGACAAGGAGCTGCCGCATCTGCTCGAGCACTTGCTGTTCAGCGGTATCGATGCCACCGGCGAAGGTGGTCTGGAAGAGCGCATGCAGAGCCTGGGTGGTGAGTGGAACGCTTACACCAGCAATGCCGACACCACGTTCGTCATCGAAGTGCCGGCGAAAAACCAGCGTAAGGCCCTCGATCTGTTGTTGGCGCTGCTGACCCAGACCCGTATCGACGACAACGCTATCAACGTCGCCAAGCAGGTGGTCGAGCGCGAAGACGGTGGCCATTATTCGCACCTGCAACGCTGGCTCGATCGCCAGGACCTGGGCCACACCGCCAGTAATCAGTTAGCGGTGGAGCTGGGCCTCAAATGCCCAGAGCGCGCCGAAGTCGATCACCTGACCCGCGAGCAACTGGAGAAGGTGCGCAAAGCCTGGTACGCGCCCAATAACATGACCCTGATCGTGGTCGGCGAGCTCGACCGCCTGCTGCCGGCCTATCTGGAGCGGGCGTATGGCGCGCTCGTAGCCGTTGAGCCTGCCGATCACCTGCCCTTGCCGGCAATCCAGGCCAGCGCGGCCCATGAGCGCACTCTGAGCCACGGTCTTGTCGGTGGCGGCGCCAAGTTGCACTGGCTGGTGCCGGAGCCGGTGCAGGAAGACCAGCACGACGAAACGTTCGATTTGCTCAAGGACTACCTGGATTGGGCGCTCTATCGCCAGCTGCGCCTGGTCCATGGGTTGTCCTATGGACCCTCCGCCGAGCGTGAGGTGTTTGGCGGAGTGGGCTTCATGAGCCTGAACGCCGACCTTGAACGCGGCGACGTGCCGGCAGCTGAACAGGTGCTGGATGAGCTCAAAGCCGATTTGCTCAAGAACGGTCTTGATGCCACCACCTTCGCTCGCCTCAAGGACGCCGCCATCGCCCGCCAGACTTGGGCCGTGCAAGGCAACAGCGCTCTGGCGGATTACTACTGGAGCGCCCTTGGGGACTACGAGGACGGCCATTTCACCAACCCGGCCAAGGCACTGCAAGAAGTGACGCTGGCCGAGGCGAACACGGCGATGCGTGAGTTGCTGCTGCAACCGGGGTATTTGCGGATCGAGAAGCCGCTGATGAGTTATGACCAGTTGATGTGGGCGATTGCCGGGGTATTTGGATTGATGGTGCTTGGGGTATTGGGTTGGCGTGTTCACCGCAGAAGGTAG